A single Penaeus chinensis breed Huanghai No. 1 chromosome 7, ASM1920278v2, whole genome shotgun sequence DNA region contains:
- the LOC125027076 gene encoding glycogen debranching enzyme-like isoform X1 gives MSEGVCEGKEGMEVGGRKEAAPAGGRRRNGQKAAGRPLSSCYEEQMLQKSAQQPLRRIYAYGSAKAKDSGQKEWNQSYRKLANFFKMGVQDGAGVVTQGPQSQQMYTSDHMSPMTNSVNGTMGSEPKGLSLPKMGSGPGMSFSQQQPQVRVLTLNHGDHMDSTLFRLQKGWVLQLRPGPSLLGKAVSVFTNHPEDLGEGFTRNRYRRLQWKSDSRNKGDDTALYVEVVIISAGAFHFYFTYDDGVERERAQGSGYFIVDPTLTVGTNSESLSLDCVQCQTVLSKCLGPLPDWEQRLQVAYETGYNLVHFTPIQELGDSNSSYSIKDQHKLNTEFQTPDHQYTFADVEALIRRMRDEWKMLSLTDVVLNHTANDSNWIQDHPEATYNCQNSPHLRPAYLLDRVLYHMTVEVADGKWEDRGIPVAIREEKDLEAIKNVIHSHFLPQVKLHEFYTVDVDKTVEEFRRRISSNLPIVTRGKGDSSYKEEMVIIQDPNYGRRTCTVDMNIAVRLYNLASESNAKTLQGSGPEARDEEDRIVRCCAEFRRHVENLNQQRTSEIQAHLIQAVECVLGTIRYQRLQPDGPMIAEVSRDYPLVPPYFTHYGEDASLEEEEALMFGDKGCYLMAHNGWVMGDDPLNNFARSDCYVYLRRELVAWGDSVKLRYGEKPEDSPYVWDHMKRYCEYTARIFHGIRLDNCHSTPIHVAEYMLDAARKVRPDLYVIAELFTNSDLTDNVFVNRLGINSLIREAMSAPNSHEEGRLVYRYGGEPVGAFLLPPVRPLVPCIAHAIFLDLTHDNRSPAEVRTAWDMLPSTALVSMACCASGSTRGYDELVPHHIHVVDETRVYQAWTDAEPTRGECNESSGIVRCKRLLNKLHFELGANGYNQVFVDQVTEHVVTVTRHNPVTHQSVVLVAYTSFRPPAEARESHIRPLKVQGHLEEIIFEMQVKGKTSGEDDKSYPGFFNNDSEFINGLNSIIAEVKENIRPSESSLVRLTSPEDADETECQYTSEFTPGSVIAFRLSLLPRAQTAVNKIRGVLSEFGYKSRISEVTTHNVELMDIVNSLSLSDLNRVLYRCDEEEKDEGHGGGTYSIPNYGSLPYCGLQGVISVLSEIRVHNDLGHPLCSNLRDGDWMPEYIVTRLKHEPATQRLAKWFEDIFNWLKEVPRYLIPAYFDSIVTSVYLTLINRAWSLMGEFISQGSDFAKALSLCSVQFCGVVKSAVMPPLSPNLSSPQPPAVTDGSGSTKQMSVTIAAGLPHFSVGYMRNWGRDTFIALPGNLLITGRYDEARWIILAYASTMRHGLIPNLLDGGTKARFNCRDSVWWWLQSIQRYVAIVPDGNRIFRDRVSRLFPSDDSPPQEPGRHDQLLEDVIQETLQRHFQGVKFRERNAGFQIDREMCDEGFNNEIGVSLETGFVHGGTVHNCGTWMDKMGSSELAGIKGKPATPRDGSAVEIVGLCKSALRFLGQMYREDKFKYNSVERYDDTGNVTKWTYEFWEKKIQENFEKYYWIDENPIPDREPKPELINRRGIYKDSYNASQFWADYQLRCNFPVAVAVAPEMFTPKHAWIALKNAEKILLGPLGIKTLDPSDWAYNGDYDNANDSADPKIARGYNYHQGPEWVWPVGWLLRAQLAVAPKVGGFEELGRTMGHVKSLLAPHLTHVLSDAWRSLPELTNTNGAHCKDSNPAQSWSTGCVLEVLWEMDRIERGLRRSSMTGM, from the exons CTACCCAAGATGGGAAGTGGACCTGGCATGAGCTTTAGCCAGCAGCAGCCGCAGGTTCGTGTGCTCACCCTCAACCATGGTGACCACATGGACTCTACGCTCTTCCGTCTACAGAAAG gGTGGGTACTTCAGCTCCGTCCCGGCCCATCTCTGCTGGGGAAGGCCGTCAGTGTGTTCACCAACCACCCAGAGGACCTAGGAGAGGGTTTCACCCGTAACCGTTATAGACGTCTCCAATGGAAAAGTGACTCTCGCAATAAGGGTGATGATACAGCCCTCTATGTTGAAGTAGTCATCATTTCAGCAGGAGCTTTCCATTTCTATTTCACCTATGATGATGG AGTGGAACGTGAAAGAGCTCAGGGCTCTGGCTACTTCATTGTAGACCCAACCCTCACTGTAGGCACCAATAGTGAATCTTTGAGTTTGGATTGCGTTCAGTGCCAGACTGTGTTGTCGAAATGCCTAGGACCTCTGCCTGACTGGGAACAAAGGTTGCAAGTGGCTTATGAGACTGGCTACAATCTGGTTCATTTTACTCCCATTCAG gaaCTTGGTGATTCAAATTCTTCCTACTCAATAAAGGATCAGCACAAGCTTAACACTGAGTTCCAGACCCCAGACCACCAGTACACCTTTGCTGATGTTGAGGCTCTCATCAGGAGAATGAGGGATGAATGGAAGATGTTATCCCTGACTGATGTGGTGCTGAACCACACAGCCAATGATTCTAACTGGATCCAGGACCATCCTGAGGCAACCTATAACTGCCAGAACTCCCCTCACCTCCGTCCTGCTTATCTTTTGGATCGTGTACTGTACCATATGACAGTTGAAGTGGCTGATGGCAAATGGGAAGATCGTGGTATCCCGGTGGCCATCAGGGAAGAAAAAGATCTTGAG gcTATTAAGAATGTTATTCATAGCCATTTCCTCCCACAAGTTAAACTCCATGAATTCTACACTGTGGATGTAGACAAAACAGTTGAAGAGTTCCGTCGCAGAATTTCCAGCAACCTTCCAATCGTCACCAGAGGCAAGGGTGATTCTTCATACAAAGAGGAAATGGTCATCATTCAGGACCCCAATTATGGAAGAAGAACCTGCACAGTTGATATGAATATTGCTGTGAGACTCTACAATTTAGCCAG TGAGTCGAATGCGAAGACCCTCCAGGGTAGTGG ACCTGAAGCCCGTGATGAGGAAGATCGAATTGTACGTTGCTGTGCTGAGTTCCGACGTCACGTTGAGAACCTCAATCAGCAGCGCACAAGTGAGATCCAGGCACACCTCATCCAGGCCGTTGAATGTGTTCTGGGAACGATCAG ATACCAGCGACTTCAACCAGATGGGCCTATGATTGCAGAGGTTTCCAGAGACTACCCTCTAGTACCACC GTACTTCACTCATTACGGAGAAGACGCTTccctggaggaggaagaggccctTATGTTTGGCGATAAGGGTTGCTATTTGATGGCACATAATGGATGGGTCATGGGTGATGATCCACTGAATAACTTTGCGAGATCAGACTGCTATGTCTACCTACGAAGGGAGTTGGTTGCATGGGGAGACAGTGTGAAGCTCAG GTATGGTGAGAAGCCTGAAGACAGTCCCTACGTATGGGATCACATGAAACGTTACTGTGAATATACAGCTCGCATCTTCCATGGCATCCGCTTGGACAACTGCCATTCCACCCCAATTCATGTTGCAGAG tACATGTTGGATGCTGCAAGGAAAGTCAGGCCTGATTTGTATGTAATTGCAGAGCTCTTCACTAATTCTGATCTTACAGACAATGTTTTTGTCAACCGTCTGGGCATCAATTCATTGATTAGAG AGGCCATGTCAGCACCAAACTCACATGAAGAAGGAAGGCTTGTGTACCGCTATGGAGGTGAACCTGTGGGTGCATTCCTGCTTCCCCCTGTACGGCCTCTGGTACCATGCATTGCTCACGCCATTTTCTTGGACTTGACACATGACAACCGCAGCCCTGCAGAGGTGCGAACTGCCTGGGATATGTTACCCTCAACAGCCCTTGTCAGCATGGCATGTTGTGCTTCTGGGTCAACAAGAGGCTATGATGAGTTAGTGCCACATCAT ATTCACGTTGTAGATGAAACACGTGTATATCAGGCTTGGACAGATGCTGAGCCAACAAGAGGAGAATGTAATGAGAGCTCAGGCATTGTCCGTTGTAAGAGGTTGTTGAACAAACTTCATTTTGAGCTTGGAGCTAATGGCTATAATCAG GTATTTGTGGATCAGGTGACAGAACATGTGGTTACAGTAACACGTCACAATCCTGTTACACACCAGAGTGTTGTATTGGTTGCCTACACTTCCTTCCGACCTCCAGCAGAGGCTCGTGAAAGTCACATCAGGCCACTGAAAGTACAGGGACACCTTGAGGAGATCATCTTTGAGATGCAAGTGAAAGGAAAAACATCAGG GGAGGATGATAAGTCATATCCAGGCTTCTTCAATAATGACTCGGAATTCATTAATGGTCTGAACAGTATCATTGCTGAGGTGAAAGAGAACATCAGACCAAGTGAGTCTTCACTTGTGCGACTAACTTCACCTGAGGATGCAGATGAAACTGAGTGCCAGTACACTTCTGAATTTACACCTGGTTCAGTTATTGCATTCAG ACTAAGTCTTCTTCCTCGTGCTCAGACTGCAGTGAACAAAATTCGTGGAGTTTTGTCAGAATTTGGTTATAAA TCAAGAATCTCAGAAGTCACTACTCATAATGTTGAGCTGATGGACATTGTGAACTCACTGTCCCTTTCCGACTTGAATCGTGTGCTGTATCGCtgcgacgaagaggagaaagacgaaggccATGGAGGAGGAACTTACTCAATCCCCAACTATGGCTCACTACCCTACTGTGGTCTTCAAG GGGTGATTTCTGTGCTGAGTGAGATTCGTGTGCACAATGACCTCGGACATCCTCTGTGTAGTAACCTCCGTGATGGTGATTGGATGCCTGAGTATATTGTCACACGTCTTAAACATGAACCAGCAACCCAGAGACTTGCCAAGTGGTTCGAA GATATATTCAACTGGTTGAAGGAAGTTCCCAGATACCTCATTCCAGCTTACTTTGATTCCATTGTGACAAGTGTATACCTCACTCTTATCAACCGGGCTTGGTCTTTAATGGGAGA GTTCATTTCTCAAGGGTCAGACTTTGCCAAGGCTCTGAGTCTGTGTTCAGTGCAGTTCTGTGGCGTTGTCAAGTCTGCAGTGATGCCACCTCTGTCTCCCAACCTGTCTTCACCTCAACCTCCAGCAGTCACAGATGGTTCAGGTTCAACGAAACAGATGTCTGTTACTATTGCTGCTG gATTACCGCATTTCTCAGTGGGTTACATGCGCAACTGGGGCCGAGACACATTTATTGCCCTTCCTGGAAATCTTCTCATCACTGGAAGATACGATGAAGCAAG ATGGATTATCTTGGCATATGCGAGCACAATGCGCCATGGCCTCATACCCAACCTTTTGGATGGAGGTACTAAGGCTCGATTCAACTGTAGAGATTCTGTCTGGTGGTGGCTCCAGTCCATCCAAAG GTATGTGGCAATTGTTCCTGATGGCAATCGCATCTTCAGGGACAGAGTGTCTCGTCTCTTCCCCTCTGATGACTCACCACCTCAAGAACCAGGCAGACAT GATCAGTTGTTAGAGGATGTGATTCAGGAGACCCTGCAGCGCCACTTCCAGGGAGTGAAGTTCCGTGAGAGGAATGCTGGTTTCCAGATTGACAGGGAGATGTGCGATGAAGGTTTCAACAACGAGATTGGAGTCAGTTTGGAAACAG GTTTTGTGCATGGTGGAACGGTTCACAACTGCGGTACATGGATGGACAAAATGGGTTCAAGTGAGCTGGCAGGAATCAAAGGCAAACCAGCAACACCAAGAGATGGTAGTGCTGTAGAAATTGTAGGCCTTTGCAAATCTGCTCTTCGCTTCCTGGGTCAGATGTATCGTGAAGACAAATTCAAATACAACAGTGTAGAAAGATACGATGACACAG GTAATGTCACTAAGTGGACATATGAATTCTGGGAAAAGAAAATTCAAGAGAACTTTGAGAAGTACTACTGGATAGATGAAAATCCAATTCCTGACAGGGAACCCAAGCCAGAACTTATCAACCGAAGGGGCATTTACAAAGATTCATATAATGCCTCTCAGTTCTGGGCAGATTACCAACTGCGTTGCAATTTCCCTGTAGCAGTTGCTGTG GCCCCAGAGATGTTCACTCCTAAACATGCGTGGATAGCCTTGAAAAATGCAGAAAAGATCCTGTTAGGTCCACTTGGAATAAAGACACTGGATCCCAGTGACTGGGCATACAATGGTGACTACGACAACGCAAATGATTCAGCAGACCCTAAGATTGCCCGAGGATACAACTACCATCAAGGACCA GAATGGGTATGGCCAGTGGGATGGCTTCTTCGTGCCCAGTTAGCTGTTGCTCCTAAGGTTGGAGGCTTTGAAGAATTGGGTCGCACTATGGGTCACGTGAAATCACTTCTTGCTCCTCACCTGACCCATGTTCTATCTGATGCCTGGCGATCACTACCTGAGCTAACTAATACTAATGGTGCACACTGTAAAGATTCCAATCCAGCTCAGTCATGGAGTACAGGATGTGTGCTTGAG gtACTGTGGGAGATGGATCGTATAGAACGGGGTCTGAGGCGCTCCAGCATGACCGGCATGTGA
- the LOC125027076 gene encoding glycogen debranching enzyme-like isoform X2, whose protein sequence is MSEGVCEGKEGMEVGGRKEAAPAGGRRRNGQKAAGRPLSSCYEEQMLQKSAQQPLRRIYAYGSAKAKDSGQKEWNQSYRKLANFFKMGVQDGAGVVTQGPQSQQMYTSDHMSPMTNSVNGTMGSEPKGLSLPKMGSGPGMSFSQQQPQVRVLTLNHGDHMDSTLFRLQKGWVLQLRPGPSLLGKAVSVFTNHPEDLGEGFTRNRYRRLQWKSDSRNKGDDTALYVEVVIISAGAFHFYFTYDDGVERERAQGSGYFIVDPTLTVGTNSESLSLDCVQCQTVLSKCLGPLPDWEQRLQVAYETGYNLVHFTPIQELGDSNSSYSIKDQHKLNTEFQTPDHQYTFADVEALIRRMRDEWKMLSLTDVVLNHTANDSNWIQDHPEATYNCQNSPHLRPAYLLDRVLYHMTVEVADGKWEDRGIPVAIREEKDLEAIKNVIHSHFLPQVKLHEFYTVDVDKTVEEFRRRISSNLPIVTRGKGDSSYKEEMVIIQDPNYGRRTCTVDMNIAVRLYNLARPEARDEEDRIVRCCAEFRRHVENLNQQRTSEIQAHLIQAVECVLGTIRYQRLQPDGPMIAEVSRDYPLVPPYFTHYGEDASLEEEEALMFGDKGCYLMAHNGWVMGDDPLNNFARSDCYVYLRRELVAWGDSVKLRYGEKPEDSPYVWDHMKRYCEYTARIFHGIRLDNCHSTPIHVAEYMLDAARKVRPDLYVIAELFTNSDLTDNVFVNRLGINSLIREAMSAPNSHEEGRLVYRYGGEPVGAFLLPPVRPLVPCIAHAIFLDLTHDNRSPAEVRTAWDMLPSTALVSMACCASGSTRGYDELVPHHIHVVDETRVYQAWTDAEPTRGECNESSGIVRCKRLLNKLHFELGANGYNQVFVDQVTEHVVTVTRHNPVTHQSVVLVAYTSFRPPAEARESHIRPLKVQGHLEEIIFEMQVKGKTSGEDDKSYPGFFNNDSEFINGLNSIIAEVKENIRPSESSLVRLTSPEDADETECQYTSEFTPGSVIAFRLSLLPRAQTAVNKIRGVLSEFGYKSRISEVTTHNVELMDIVNSLSLSDLNRVLYRCDEEEKDEGHGGGTYSIPNYGSLPYCGLQGVISVLSEIRVHNDLGHPLCSNLRDGDWMPEYIVTRLKHEPATQRLAKWFEDIFNWLKEVPRYLIPAYFDSIVTSVYLTLINRAWSLMGEFISQGSDFAKALSLCSVQFCGVVKSAVMPPLSPNLSSPQPPAVTDGSGSTKQMSVTIAAGLPHFSVGYMRNWGRDTFIALPGNLLITGRYDEARWIILAYASTMRHGLIPNLLDGGTKARFNCRDSVWWWLQSIQRYVAIVPDGNRIFRDRVSRLFPSDDSPPQEPGRHDQLLEDVIQETLQRHFQGVKFRERNAGFQIDREMCDEGFNNEIGVSLETGFVHGGTVHNCGTWMDKMGSSELAGIKGKPATPRDGSAVEIVGLCKSALRFLGQMYREDKFKYNSVERYDDTGNVTKWTYEFWEKKIQENFEKYYWIDENPIPDREPKPELINRRGIYKDSYNASQFWADYQLRCNFPVAVAVAPEMFTPKHAWIALKNAEKILLGPLGIKTLDPSDWAYNGDYDNANDSADPKIARGYNYHQGPEWVWPVGWLLRAQLAVAPKVGGFEELGRTMGHVKSLLAPHLTHVLSDAWRSLPELTNTNGAHCKDSNPAQSWSTGCVLEVLWEMDRIERGLRRSSMTGM, encoded by the exons CTACCCAAGATGGGAAGTGGACCTGGCATGAGCTTTAGCCAGCAGCAGCCGCAGGTTCGTGTGCTCACCCTCAACCATGGTGACCACATGGACTCTACGCTCTTCCGTCTACAGAAAG gGTGGGTACTTCAGCTCCGTCCCGGCCCATCTCTGCTGGGGAAGGCCGTCAGTGTGTTCACCAACCACCCAGAGGACCTAGGAGAGGGTTTCACCCGTAACCGTTATAGACGTCTCCAATGGAAAAGTGACTCTCGCAATAAGGGTGATGATACAGCCCTCTATGTTGAAGTAGTCATCATTTCAGCAGGAGCTTTCCATTTCTATTTCACCTATGATGATGG AGTGGAACGTGAAAGAGCTCAGGGCTCTGGCTACTTCATTGTAGACCCAACCCTCACTGTAGGCACCAATAGTGAATCTTTGAGTTTGGATTGCGTTCAGTGCCAGACTGTGTTGTCGAAATGCCTAGGACCTCTGCCTGACTGGGAACAAAGGTTGCAAGTGGCTTATGAGACTGGCTACAATCTGGTTCATTTTACTCCCATTCAG gaaCTTGGTGATTCAAATTCTTCCTACTCAATAAAGGATCAGCACAAGCTTAACACTGAGTTCCAGACCCCAGACCACCAGTACACCTTTGCTGATGTTGAGGCTCTCATCAGGAGAATGAGGGATGAATGGAAGATGTTATCCCTGACTGATGTGGTGCTGAACCACACAGCCAATGATTCTAACTGGATCCAGGACCATCCTGAGGCAACCTATAACTGCCAGAACTCCCCTCACCTCCGTCCTGCTTATCTTTTGGATCGTGTACTGTACCATATGACAGTTGAAGTGGCTGATGGCAAATGGGAAGATCGTGGTATCCCGGTGGCCATCAGGGAAGAAAAAGATCTTGAG gcTATTAAGAATGTTATTCATAGCCATTTCCTCCCACAAGTTAAACTCCATGAATTCTACACTGTGGATGTAGACAAAACAGTTGAAGAGTTCCGTCGCAGAATTTCCAGCAACCTTCCAATCGTCACCAGAGGCAAGGGTGATTCTTCATACAAAGAGGAAATGGTCATCATTCAGGACCCCAATTATGGAAGAAGAACCTGCACAGTTGATATGAATATTGCTGTGAGACTCTACAATTTAGCCAG ACCTGAAGCCCGTGATGAGGAAGATCGAATTGTACGTTGCTGTGCTGAGTTCCGACGTCACGTTGAGAACCTCAATCAGCAGCGCACAAGTGAGATCCAGGCACACCTCATCCAGGCCGTTGAATGTGTTCTGGGAACGATCAG ATACCAGCGACTTCAACCAGATGGGCCTATGATTGCAGAGGTTTCCAGAGACTACCCTCTAGTACCACC GTACTTCACTCATTACGGAGAAGACGCTTccctggaggaggaagaggccctTATGTTTGGCGATAAGGGTTGCTATTTGATGGCACATAATGGATGGGTCATGGGTGATGATCCACTGAATAACTTTGCGAGATCAGACTGCTATGTCTACCTACGAAGGGAGTTGGTTGCATGGGGAGACAGTGTGAAGCTCAG GTATGGTGAGAAGCCTGAAGACAGTCCCTACGTATGGGATCACATGAAACGTTACTGTGAATATACAGCTCGCATCTTCCATGGCATCCGCTTGGACAACTGCCATTCCACCCCAATTCATGTTGCAGAG tACATGTTGGATGCTGCAAGGAAAGTCAGGCCTGATTTGTATGTAATTGCAGAGCTCTTCACTAATTCTGATCTTACAGACAATGTTTTTGTCAACCGTCTGGGCATCAATTCATTGATTAGAG AGGCCATGTCAGCACCAAACTCACATGAAGAAGGAAGGCTTGTGTACCGCTATGGAGGTGAACCTGTGGGTGCATTCCTGCTTCCCCCTGTACGGCCTCTGGTACCATGCATTGCTCACGCCATTTTCTTGGACTTGACACATGACAACCGCAGCCCTGCAGAGGTGCGAACTGCCTGGGATATGTTACCCTCAACAGCCCTTGTCAGCATGGCATGTTGTGCTTCTGGGTCAACAAGAGGCTATGATGAGTTAGTGCCACATCAT ATTCACGTTGTAGATGAAACACGTGTATATCAGGCTTGGACAGATGCTGAGCCAACAAGAGGAGAATGTAATGAGAGCTCAGGCATTGTCCGTTGTAAGAGGTTGTTGAACAAACTTCATTTTGAGCTTGGAGCTAATGGCTATAATCAG GTATTTGTGGATCAGGTGACAGAACATGTGGTTACAGTAACACGTCACAATCCTGTTACACACCAGAGTGTTGTATTGGTTGCCTACACTTCCTTCCGACCTCCAGCAGAGGCTCGTGAAAGTCACATCAGGCCACTGAAAGTACAGGGACACCTTGAGGAGATCATCTTTGAGATGCAAGTGAAAGGAAAAACATCAGG GGAGGATGATAAGTCATATCCAGGCTTCTTCAATAATGACTCGGAATTCATTAATGGTCTGAACAGTATCATTGCTGAGGTGAAAGAGAACATCAGACCAAGTGAGTCTTCACTTGTGCGACTAACTTCACCTGAGGATGCAGATGAAACTGAGTGCCAGTACACTTCTGAATTTACACCTGGTTCAGTTATTGCATTCAG ACTAAGTCTTCTTCCTCGTGCTCAGACTGCAGTGAACAAAATTCGTGGAGTTTTGTCAGAATTTGGTTATAAA TCAAGAATCTCAGAAGTCACTACTCATAATGTTGAGCTGATGGACATTGTGAACTCACTGTCCCTTTCCGACTTGAATCGTGTGCTGTATCGCtgcgacgaagaggagaaagacgaaggccATGGAGGAGGAACTTACTCAATCCCCAACTATGGCTCACTACCCTACTGTGGTCTTCAAG GGGTGATTTCTGTGCTGAGTGAGATTCGTGTGCACAATGACCTCGGACATCCTCTGTGTAGTAACCTCCGTGATGGTGATTGGATGCCTGAGTATATTGTCACACGTCTTAAACATGAACCAGCAACCCAGAGACTTGCCAAGTGGTTCGAA GATATATTCAACTGGTTGAAGGAAGTTCCCAGATACCTCATTCCAGCTTACTTTGATTCCATTGTGACAAGTGTATACCTCACTCTTATCAACCGGGCTTGGTCTTTAATGGGAGA GTTCATTTCTCAAGGGTCAGACTTTGCCAAGGCTCTGAGTCTGTGTTCAGTGCAGTTCTGTGGCGTTGTCAAGTCTGCAGTGATGCCACCTCTGTCTCCCAACCTGTCTTCACCTCAACCTCCAGCAGTCACAGATGGTTCAGGTTCAACGAAACAGATGTCTGTTACTATTGCTGCTG gATTACCGCATTTCTCAGTGGGTTACATGCGCAACTGGGGCCGAGACACATTTATTGCCCTTCCTGGAAATCTTCTCATCACTGGAAGATACGATGAAGCAAG ATGGATTATCTTGGCATATGCGAGCACAATGCGCCATGGCCTCATACCCAACCTTTTGGATGGAGGTACTAAGGCTCGATTCAACTGTAGAGATTCTGTCTGGTGGTGGCTCCAGTCCATCCAAAG GTATGTGGCAATTGTTCCTGATGGCAATCGCATCTTCAGGGACAGAGTGTCTCGTCTCTTCCCCTCTGATGACTCACCACCTCAAGAACCAGGCAGACAT GATCAGTTGTTAGAGGATGTGATTCAGGAGACCCTGCAGCGCCACTTCCAGGGAGTGAAGTTCCGTGAGAGGAATGCTGGTTTCCAGATTGACAGGGAGATGTGCGATGAAGGTTTCAACAACGAGATTGGAGTCAGTTTGGAAACAG GTTTTGTGCATGGTGGAACGGTTCACAACTGCGGTACATGGATGGACAAAATGGGTTCAAGTGAGCTGGCAGGAATCAAAGGCAAACCAGCAACACCAAGAGATGGTAGTGCTGTAGAAATTGTAGGCCTTTGCAAATCTGCTCTTCGCTTCCTGGGTCAGATGTATCGTGAAGACAAATTCAAATACAACAGTGTAGAAAGATACGATGACACAG GTAATGTCACTAAGTGGACATATGAATTCTGGGAAAAGAAAATTCAAGAGAACTTTGAGAAGTACTACTGGATAGATGAAAATCCAATTCCTGACAGGGAACCCAAGCCAGAACTTATCAACCGAAGGGGCATTTACAAAGATTCATATAATGCCTCTCAGTTCTGGGCAGATTACCAACTGCGTTGCAATTTCCCTGTAGCAGTTGCTGTG GCCCCAGAGATGTTCACTCCTAAACATGCGTGGATAGCCTTGAAAAATGCAGAAAAGATCCTGTTAGGTCCACTTGGAATAAAGACACTGGATCCCAGTGACTGGGCATACAATGGTGACTACGACAACGCAAATGATTCAGCAGACCCTAAGATTGCCCGAGGATACAACTACCATCAAGGACCA GAATGGGTATGGCCAGTGGGATGGCTTCTTCGTGCCCAGTTAGCTGTTGCTCCTAAGGTTGGAGGCTTTGAAGAATTGGGTCGCACTATGGGTCACGTGAAATCACTTCTTGCTCCTCACCTGACCCATGTTCTATCTGATGCCTGGCGATCACTACCTGAGCTAACTAATACTAATGGTGCACACTGTAAAGATTCCAATCCAGCTCAGTCATGGAGTACAGGATGTGTGCTTGAG gtACTGTGGGAGATGGATCGTATAGAACGGGGTCTGAGGCGCTCCAGCATGACCGGCATGTGA